The Desulfosporosinus acidiphilus SJ4 genome has a window encoding:
- a CDS encoding cyclodeaminase/cyclohydrolase family protein — MDLKDMSLREFGLEVASSSPAPGGGSVAAYAGVQGFALAAMVCRLTLGREKFSAVQDEMQSLLDMAEKKQEILLALVDEDTEGFKAVMGALGLPKTSDEEKVLRREALEGATMKAADIPMHTARECLAGLRVLPGLLDKGNPNALSDMGVASLMFKSGLEGALYNVQINALGLKSQAKKEDLLAECQRLRDEGNALFAECQEKVLKGLK, encoded by the coding sequence TTGGATTTGAAGGATATGAGTTTACGTGAGTTTGGGCTGGAGGTGGCTTCTTCTTCACCGGCGCCGGGGGGTGGGAGTGTTGCCGCCTATGCTGGGGTGCAGGGATTTGCTTTGGCGGCTATGGTTTGTCGATTGACGTTAGGGAGAGAAAAGTTTTCTGCTGTTCAGGATGAGATGCAGTCGTTATTGGATATGGCCGAGAAGAAGCAGGAGATTCTGCTGGCCCTTGTGGATGAGGATACTGAAGGGTTTAAGGCTGTGATGGGGGCTTTGGGCCTCCCTAAAACTAGTGATGAGGAAAAGGTTTTGCGGCGTGAGGCTTTGGAAGGGGCAACTATGAAGGCTGCGGATATTCCTATGCATACGGCGCGGGAGTGTTTGGCGGGGCTGCGTGTGCTTCCTGGTTTGTTGGATAAAGGCAATCCTAATGCTTTAAGTGATATGGGTGTAGCATCTTTGATGTTTAAGTCCGGATTAGAAGGGGCTTTATATAATGTCCAGATTAATGCTTTAGGGTTAAAGTCTCAGGCTAAGAAAGAGGACTTGCTGGCGGAATGTCAAAGGCTTCGCGATGAAGGGAATGCGCTGTTTGCTGAGTGCCAGGAGAAGGTTCTGAAGGGATTGAAATAA
- a CDS encoding urocanate hydratase, with the protein MITNQDISQAMTIKLDAALPEPKQFVKGIRRAPDRGYCLTPEQTKTALKNALRYVPEELHETLAPEFLEELRTRGRIYAYRYRPEGRLYGKPISEYKGNCLEGKAFQVMIDNNLDFDVALYPYELVTYGETGSVCQNWLQYCLIKKYLEVLTDQQTLVLESGHPVGLFPSRPEAPRVIITNALMVGMFDNQKDWEIAEQMGVANYGQMTAGGWMYIGPQGIVHGTFNTLLNAGRMKLGVPHDGDLKGFLFISSGLGGMSGAQAKSIEIAQGVGIIAEVDGSRIQTRHEQGWVTKVSADLDEVFRIAEEYIQKKEPMSIAYQGNVVDLLEYAVQKNIKVDLLSDQTSCHVVYEGGYCPQGITFSERTEMLASNREEFKKRVDQSLRRHHDLISELVKRGTYFFDYGNSFMKAVYDAGVQEISKNGIDEKDGFIFPSYVEDIMGPELFDYGYGPFRWVCLSGRKEDLHKTDEAAMACIDPNRRGQDRDNYIWIRDAEKNKLVVGTQARILYQDAEGRIKIALKFNELVRQGEIGPVMLGRDHHDVSGTDSPFRETANIKDGSNVMADMAVQSFAGDAARGMSLVSLHNGGGVGIGKAINGGFGLVLDGSERVDNVIKSALLWDVIGGVARRSWARNQHSIETSIEFNDRYAGKGHITIPFVAREELIERVTRHLLDHTPGRSN; encoded by the coding sequence ATGATCACTAATCAAGACATCTCGCAAGCCATGACCATTAAATTAGATGCTGCCTTGCCGGAGCCGAAACAATTTGTGAAAGGCATTCGCCGGGCGCCGGACCGTGGGTATTGCCTTACCCCTGAACAGACGAAGACAGCTCTGAAAAATGCATTGCGCTATGTACCGGAAGAACTCCACGAAACGTTAGCTCCCGAGTTTTTAGAGGAACTGCGTACCCGGGGGAGAATTTATGCTTATCGCTACCGGCCGGAAGGCCGTTTATACGGCAAACCTATTTCCGAATATAAAGGAAACTGCCTTGAAGGAAAGGCTTTCCAAGTGATGATTGACAATAATCTTGACTTTGATGTGGCTTTATATCCTTATGAATTAGTTACATACGGTGAAACCGGAAGTGTCTGTCAGAACTGGCTGCAATATTGCCTTATCAAAAAGTATCTGGAGGTTTTGACAGATCAACAGACGTTAGTTTTAGAATCCGGTCATCCGGTAGGATTGTTTCCCTCACGTCCTGAGGCGCCCCGTGTCATTATTACCAATGCCTTGATGGTTGGCATGTTTGACAATCAAAAAGACTGGGAAATCGCTGAACAAATGGGTGTAGCCAATTACGGACAGATGACGGCAGGCGGCTGGATGTATATTGGGCCGCAAGGGATTGTCCATGGAACCTTTAATACACTGCTTAATGCCGGGCGGATGAAATTAGGTGTTCCCCATGACGGAGATCTGAAAGGCTTTTTATTTATTTCCTCAGGTTTGGGCGGCATGAGCGGCGCTCAAGCTAAATCCATAGAAATTGCTCAAGGTGTAGGGATTATCGCTGAAGTCGACGGGTCCCGCATTCAGACCCGGCATGAACAAGGCTGGGTGACTAAAGTTTCCGCCGATTTAGATGAGGTTTTTCGGATTGCTGAGGAGTATATACAGAAGAAAGAGCCTATGTCGATTGCCTATCAGGGGAACGTGGTAGACCTTCTGGAGTATGCCGTTCAAAAGAACATTAAGGTGGATCTGCTTTCTGATCAGACCTCCTGCCACGTGGTTTATGAGGGCGGTTACTGTCCGCAGGGGATTACCTTCTCCGAACGGACAGAGATGCTTGCTTCAAACCGTGAGGAATTTAAGAAGCGAGTAGATCAAAGTCTGAGACGCCACCATGATTTGATCTCGGAGTTAGTTAAGCGCGGAACTTATTTCTTTGACTATGGAAATTCCTTTATGAAAGCGGTTTATGATGCCGGGGTGCAGGAGATTTCCAAAAACGGGATCGATGAAAAAGACGGGTTTATTTTCCCTTCCTATGTGGAAGATATTATGGGACCTGAACTTTTTGACTACGGATACGGGCCTTTCCGCTGGGTTTGCCTGAGCGGAAGGAAAGAGGATTTGCACAAAACCGATGAAGCTGCTATGGCTTGTATTGATCCGAACCGCCGGGGACAAGACAGAGACAACTATATTTGGATTAGGGATGCTGAAAAGAATAAGCTGGTGGTTGGAACGCAGGCCAGGATTCTCTATCAAGATGCCGAAGGGCGAATTAAAATTGCCCTTAAGTTTAATGAATTAGTCCGCCAGGGAGAGATCGGGCCGGTTATGCTCGGCCGGGATCACCATGATGTAAGCGGAACGGATTCACCCTTTAGAGAAACTGCCAACATTAAAGATGGCAGTAATGTCATGGCAGATATGGCCGTTCAGAGCTTCGCCGGCGATGCCGCCCGGGGAATGAGCCTGGTGTCCCTGCACAACGGCGGGGGCGTAGGAATCGGTAAGGCGATCAACGGCGGCTTTGGCTTAGTGCTTGACGGGAGTGAACGTGTAGATAATGTTATTAAGTCGGCTCTTCTCTGGGATGTGATCGGAGGGGTTGCCCGCCGTTCCTGGGCCCGCAACCAGCATTCTATTGAGACGAGTATTGAGTTTAATGATAGGTACGCCGGTAAGGGGCATATTACGATACCGTTTGTGGCGAGGGAGGAGCTCATAGAGAGGGTCACGAGACACTTGCTCGACCATACGCCGGGCCGGTCAAACTAG
- a CDS encoding SGNH/GDSL hydrolase family protein, with translation MIIKNKAIFLSLTMLFIMAGFIIPHKAQGAQLPINTATGIKKLKTADINAVILGDSIAVSQDASDPLTTGWDSDLNTLISRKYSHRILWNNKAKSGTLVDYCLQRAEEIDSKTDAVFICVGRNDRNFYTPGQFCLKYSDLIWMVHRKAPKADIFCIVEPPMVSSDDSSFTAIRSQIIVNAFNDQANSIDVWSDFPIKQRDLADVLSDGLHPNDAGYKIMSYSIGKKLFSIIDSGK, from the coding sequence ATGATCATAAAGAACAAAGCGATATTCTTATCCCTAACCATGTTGTTCATAATGGCCGGTTTCATCATTCCCCATAAAGCACAAGGAGCGCAGCTCCCTATTAACACCGCCACAGGCATCAAAAAGTTAAAAACCGCTGACATTAATGCCGTTATTTTGGGAGATTCTATTGCCGTCAGCCAAGACGCTTCGGATCCCCTCACGACAGGATGGGATTCTGATCTTAATACCTTGATCAGCCGAAAATATTCACACAGGATACTTTGGAATAACAAGGCTAAATCAGGAACCCTCGTCGATTACTGTTTGCAGCGGGCTGAAGAAATCGACAGTAAAACAGACGCAGTATTTATTTGTGTAGGCAGAAACGACAGAAACTTTTACACCCCCGGTCAGTTCTGCTTAAAGTATTCCGATCTAATTTGGATGGTCCACCGAAAAGCTCCGAAAGCCGATATATTTTGTATCGTTGAGCCCCCTATGGTATCTTCAGACGATTCCTCATTCACAGCCATCCGATCACAAATCATCGTCAATGCATTTAATGATCAGGCCAACTCCATAGATGTCTGGAGTGACTTTCCAATAAAGCAAAGGGATTTGGCTGACGTTCTGTCCGACGGACTTCACCCCAACGATGCAGGGTACAAGATAATGTCCTACTCCATAGGCAAAAAATTGTTTTCGATAATAGATTCGGGAAAGTGA
- the yhbY gene encoding ribosome assembly RNA-binding protein YhbY produces MLTGKQKCYLRAMGNEMDPILQVGKGGIAEAVVTQTNDALEARELIKGRVLQNCLEEPKSVAADLAEQTRSELVQVIGRNFLLYRPSKEKAMIVLPD; encoded by the coding sequence GTGTTAACAGGTAAGCAAAAATGTTATTTAAGGGCCATGGGCAATGAAATGGACCCCATTCTGCAAGTCGGCAAGGGCGGGATTGCCGAAGCCGTTGTCACCCAGACGAATGATGCTCTGGAAGCTCGCGAACTGATCAAAGGCCGGGTTCTGCAAAATTGCCTGGAAGAGCCTAAAAGTGTGGCCGCCGATCTGGCGGAACAAACCAGGTCTGAACTGGTTCAAGTGATCGGGCGGAATTTCTTGCTTTACAGACCATCCAAAGAAAAGGCCATGATTGTATTGCCTGATTAG
- a CDS encoding ABC transporter permease, giving the protein MSLFEALRGALFSLRTNKLRTGLTMLGIVIGIAAVIAVVTIGLGGKAAIMQEMQKSGVNLFVLYTKSVGQTGQSEEAILTLQDCESLKRSLPQVKTLLPASVDYAALEVNQKNSSAMIVGTTPEFAGLRSRDVALGRFFSEEEYGAERRVVVIDQDLANNLFGAGNPLGQQVMVQNIPCRVIGVLAKDTSAFSQFQVGPQNSYAYVPWGTWSDMFQSTRVDQLEGATYQEADLDSTISSAKRILNLRHGTTDQYDAYNVQQLVQSANKITQILTSIIGLVAGISLLVGGIGIMNIMLVSVTERTHEIGLRKAVGAKERDILLQFLLEATVLALAGGIVGILLGVGSAFTAANLLNWPPLLSGWSILFAVTFSLAVGLFFGYYPAMKAAKLEPITALRYE; this is encoded by the coding sequence ATGAGTCTGTTTGAAGCTTTGCGGGGAGCCTTGTTTAGTCTGAGAACGAACAAGCTGAGAACAGGGCTGACCATGCTGGGAATTGTCATTGGCATTGCAGCCGTGATTGCCGTGGTAACCATCGGTTTAGGCGGAAAGGCCGCCATAATGCAGGAAATGCAGAAAAGCGGTGTCAATCTCTTTGTCTTATATACGAAATCCGTGGGGCAAACGGGACAATCTGAAGAGGCTATCCTGACCTTACAGGACTGCGAAAGTTTAAAGAGGTCCTTGCCCCAAGTAAAGACACTGCTGCCGGCAAGTGTGGATTACGCTGCTTTGGAAGTGAATCAAAAGAACTCTTCGGCGATGATTGTGGGGACAACCCCGGAATTTGCCGGTTTGCGCAGCCGTGACGTTGCCTTGGGGCGTTTTTTTTCTGAGGAGGAGTACGGAGCGGAACGCAGGGTGGTGGTGATTGACCAAGATTTGGCCAATAATTTGTTTGGGGCCGGAAATCCCTTAGGACAGCAGGTGATGGTTCAAAATATCCCCTGCCGGGTGATCGGAGTTTTAGCAAAGGATACCTCTGCCTTTTCCCAGTTCCAAGTGGGGCCTCAGAATTCTTATGCCTATGTCCCTTGGGGAACTTGGTCGGATATGTTCCAATCGACTCGGGTGGACCAGTTAGAGGGAGCCACTTATCAGGAAGCGGACTTGGACAGTACCATCTCTAGCGCCAAAAGAATTCTCAACCTGCGTCATGGAACCACAGACCAGTATGATGCTTATAATGTTCAGCAGTTAGTACAGTCAGCCAATAAAATCACCCAAATTTTAACGAGTATTATTGGCTTAGTGGCCGGGATCTCTCTGCTGGTTGGAGGAATCGGAATTATGAACATCATGCTGGTGTCAGTGACGGAACGCACCCATGAAATCGGGCTGCGCAAAGCCGTAGGGGCCAAAGAACGCGATATTCTGCTGCAGTTTCTTTTGGAAGCTACCGTTTTAGCCTTAGCAGGAGGTATCGTGGGGATTCTTTTGGGAGTGGGGAGTGCGTTTACAGCAGCGAATCTTTTGAACTGGCCGCCTTTATTATCCGGATGGTCGATTCTGTTTGCTGTGACCTTTTCCCTGGCAGTGGGGCTCTTCTTCGGATATTATCCGGCCATGAAAGCGGCAAAACTGGAACCTATCACTGCCTTAAGATATGAGTAA
- a CDS encoding efflux RND transporter periplasmic adaptor subunit yields the protein MKKRLGWGIGIGLVLAAGLGWWFWRNSQSPLKVSSGMVSRISMQEDIYATGSVVPNSRQDVYALNSGIVSKVAVQAGDSVKAGQALVAFNSTLADAQVAQAQANVEAAQASVNAAQRGLEDIKQAQSAAKASAVTAGGVQAGSGTVNISGTGGGNLIPNNGAGSNGAVTNPATHSLAAANTALSSSLESTQAVHQAEGTLAQSQAGLKQAQEALNVAQVQRDQFTSKAAADGTVLEVNVQAGEPAPVQQPLVVVADLAHLNVLVQLNEMDATKVKVGGKVKVTSKTLGSASLTGVIEKIAPEAVAQPTAAQGSASPTVAVTIRLDKVPAELKPGYSVTIQAIVATKKGVLAVPLEALFQEGSKNYVYRIQDGHLHKTEVKVGIGNDTDQEITSGLKPGDLIVLNPTNELSEGLAVTPDQGSGSG from the coding sequence GTGAAGAAACGTCTTGGGTGGGGAATAGGGATTGGGCTGGTACTTGCCGCAGGTCTCGGCTGGTGGTTCTGGAGGAATTCTCAGAGTCCTCTTAAAGTCAGCTCCGGCATGGTGTCTCGGATCTCGATGCAGGAAGATATCTATGCCACAGGAAGCGTGGTTCCTAATTCCCGCCAGGATGTGTATGCTTTAAACTCCGGAATTGTTTCCAAGGTCGCTGTTCAGGCCGGAGACTCCGTCAAAGCCGGCCAGGCTCTGGTAGCTTTTAACTCAACCTTAGCGGATGCCCAAGTTGCTCAAGCTCAGGCGAATGTTGAGGCAGCTCAGGCCTCGGTCAACGCCGCCCAGCGCGGTTTAGAGGATATAAAGCAAGCTCAGAGTGCTGCCAAAGCCTCTGCGGTGACTGCAGGCGGAGTCCAAGCGGGTTCAGGCACTGTTAATATCAGCGGCACCGGCGGCGGAAATCTCATCCCTAATAACGGCGCCGGCAGCAATGGGGCGGTGACAAACCCGGCGACTCATAGTTTGGCGGCAGCCAATACTGCACTAAGCAGCAGCCTGGAAAGTACTCAGGCTGTTCACCAGGCGGAAGGAACGTTGGCTCAGAGTCAAGCCGGTTTAAAACAGGCCCAGGAGGCCTTGAATGTAGCTCAGGTGCAGAGAGACCAGTTCACGTCGAAGGCGGCGGCTGACGGGACAGTTCTCGAGGTGAATGTCCAGGCCGGAGAGCCGGCCCCTGTCCAACAGCCTTTAGTGGTGGTTGCCGATCTGGCTCACTTGAATGTCCTGGTGCAGCTCAATGAAATGGATGCCACCAAAGTTAAGGTAGGGGGAAAGGTCAAGGTAACCAGTAAGACATTGGGCAGTGCCTCTTTGACAGGGGTTATCGAAAAAATTGCACCGGAAGCAGTTGCCCAGCCAACGGCGGCCCAAGGGAGTGCTTCCCCTACGGTGGCGGTGACCATCCGTTTAGACAAAGTGCCTGCCGAATTGAAGCCCGGCTATTCCGTAACGATTCAAGCGATTGTGGCGACGAAAAAAGGAGTTTTGGCCGTTCCTCTGGAAGCTCTGTTTCAAGAGGGAAGCAAAAACTATGTCTACCGTATTCAAGACGGGCACCTGCATAAGACAGAGGTCAAAGTGGGGATCGGCAATGATACGGATCAAGAAATCACCTCCGGTCTTAAGCCCGGGGATCTCATTGTTCTTAATCCTACCAATGAACTCTCCGAAGGTCTGGCGGTCACTCCTGATCAAGGGAGTGGAAGCGGATGA
- the obgE gene encoding GTPase ObgE has translation MFYDRAKIYVKGGDGGAGAVAFRREKYVPEGGPSGGDGGRGGNIVFVGDEGMSTLVDFRYKRHYKGERGEHGQAKNMTGKRGTDVELRIPVGTVVLEDETGDVIADITEHGQRVVVAAGGRGGRGNARFMSNTNKAPTLAENGEPGEERWLRLELKLLADVGLVGFPNVGKSTLISKVSAAKPKIADYHFTTLVPNLGVVELEDGQSFVMADIPGLIEGAHAGAGLGHEFLRHTERTRLILHVLDISGSEERDPLEDFRIIQEELRLYSPDLAQRPVLVAANKIDIPGAEEHLRRLKEELGEELEVFPISAATGEGLQPLTYRIAQLLPDIPVPEITNYTAEHVVTKAEPEQRFEIIKENNQFVIMGKEVEKHVRMTLFDREESIYRFQNILKAMGIDDALREAGIKEGDSVEIAGMTFEWE, from the coding sequence TTGTTTTATGATCGGGCAAAGATTTATGTCAAGGGGGGCGATGGCGGAGCAGGCGCCGTCGCCTTTCGCCGGGAAAAATACGTTCCCGAGGGGGGGCCAAGCGGCGGGGACGGAGGCCGCGGGGGCAATATTGTCTTCGTTGGAGATGAAGGGATGAGCACCTTAGTAGACTTCCGCTATAAACGCCATTATAAAGGGGAACGGGGCGAGCATGGACAAGCTAAAAATATGACCGGAAAAAGAGGTACTGATGTTGAACTGCGTATCCCGGTGGGCACGGTGGTCTTAGAGGATGAGACCGGCGACGTGATTGCCGATATTACGGAGCATGGTCAACGAGTGGTGGTTGCTGCCGGCGGAAGAGGGGGACGGGGAAATGCCCGATTTATGAGCAATACCAATAAAGCCCCGACCTTAGCGGAAAACGGAGAACCAGGCGAGGAACGCTGGCTGAGATTAGAACTGAAACTGCTGGCGGATGTCGGTTTAGTAGGGTTCCCGAATGTGGGAAAATCGACGCTGATCTCCAAAGTTTCGGCCGCAAAGCCGAAAATCGCGGATTACCATTTTACGACCCTCGTACCGAACCTCGGGGTAGTTGAACTTGAAGACGGGCAGAGTTTTGTCATGGCGGATATTCCCGGCCTGATTGAGGGTGCCCATGCAGGGGCAGGTTTGGGTCATGAATTTTTGCGTCATACTGAGAGAACGCGTTTGATTCTCCACGTTTTAGATATCTCCGGTTCAGAAGAACGGGATCCCTTAGAGGATTTTCGCATTATTCAAGAGGAACTTCGCCTCTATAGTCCTGACCTCGCCCAGAGGCCTGTGCTGGTGGCCGCTAATAAAATAGATATTCCGGGTGCTGAGGAACATCTCCGGCGTTTAAAAGAGGAGCTGGGGGAAGAGCTGGAGGTCTTTCCGATTTCTGCGGCAACGGGGGAAGGGCTGCAGCCTTTGACCTATCGAATTGCCCAGCTTCTGCCGGATATTCCCGTTCCGGAAATCACTAATTACACGGCGGAACATGTGGTAACCAAAGCAGAGCCGGAACAACGATTTGAGATTATTAAGGAAAATAACCAATTCGTGATTATGGGCAAAGAAGTGGAGAAACATGTGCGCATGACTTTGTTTGACCGGGAAGAAAGTATTTACCGCTTTCAAAATATCTTAAAGGCTATGGGGATTGATGATGCTCTGCGTGAGGCGGGTATTAAAGAAGGAGACAGCGTAGAGATCGCAGGCATGACCTTTGAATGGGAGTAA
- a CDS encoding Spo0B domain-containing protein, protein MTMSELEHNLLEEVLQWYRLQRHDFFNHWQVVMGNIQLQQPEKALEYIRDLIKPQEEQKIGLIPAPVLAAILLGWAIRLRLLNIRTSVNYPDDMRLEDFWQDHWQKEYGESLFGYTRECLEAAEQFNGLPDMNAEVYLFEERKGFSCQFILEDEEKVLIEKMISFEQIDS, encoded by the coding sequence ATGACAATGTCAGAGCTTGAACATAATTTATTAGAAGAGGTCTTACAGTGGTATCGCCTTCAAAGACATGATTTTTTTAATCATTGGCAAGTTGTGATGGGGAATATTCAACTTCAACAACCGGAGAAGGCCCTTGAATATATTCGTGATTTAATAAAGCCTCAAGAAGAGCAAAAGATCGGGCTGATCCCGGCGCCTGTGCTTGCGGCGATTCTTCTTGGCTGGGCTATACGGCTCAGGCTGCTCAATATTAGAACCTCGGTGAATTACCCGGATGATATGAGATTGGAAGATTTTTGGCAGGATCATTGGCAAAAAGAATATGGAGAGAGCTTATTCGGGTACACTAGAGAATGTTTGGAAGCTGCGGAACAGTTTAACGGATTACCGGATATGAATGCAGAAGTATATCTGTTTGAAGAGCGGAAAGGATTTTCTTGTCAATTTATTTTGGAGGATGAAGAAAAAGTCCTTATCGAAAAGATGATCAGCTTTGAACAGATAGATTCCTAA
- the rpmA gene encoding 50S ribosomal protein L27: MLNMNLQLFAHKKGVGSSRNGRDSNAQRLGLKRGDGQFVKAGTIIVRQRGTKFHPAKNCGIGKDDTLFALIDGYVKFEHKDRMHKQVSVYAERKAPAVVAQ, translated from the coding sequence ATGTTAAACATGAATCTGCAGCTCTTTGCCCATAAAAAAGGGGTAGGTAGTTCCAGAAACGGTCGTGACAGTAATGCACAGCGCCTTGGATTAAAGCGCGGCGACGGGCAATTCGTCAAAGCCGGAACAATTATTGTACGGCAAAGAGGAACTAAGTTCCATCCCGCAAAAAATTGCGGTATTGGCAAAGATGATACCTTATTTGCTCTGATTGACGGTTATGTTAAATTTGAGCATAAAGACAGGATGCATAAACAAGTGAGCGTTTATGCGGAACGCAAAGCACCGGCGGTTGTTGCGCAATAA
- a CDS encoding ribosomal-processing cysteine protease Prp, giving the protein MFSNTRRRKTIVVNKDIVNLTQRFSSKHSKPKRQDGIRFLVWVDELGRIHGFEISGHAGYAEAGQDIVCAGVSALSIAAANGLEHFLSRAPQVREEEGFLSCQLAGISDQELEQAQWILQTLKLGIEQIEAVYGPAYILIDQRRWTPC; this is encoded by the coding sequence TTGTTTTCAAATACAAGGCGAAGAAAAACTATCGTCGTAAACAAGGACATCGTCAACCTTACACAAAGGTTCTCGTCGAAGCACTCCAAGCCTAAGCGACAAGACGGAATTCGTTTTCTGGTCTGGGTAGATGAACTGGGACGGATTCACGGTTTTGAAATCTCCGGTCATGCCGGATATGCGGAAGCAGGGCAAGATATTGTCTGTGCAGGCGTTTCCGCCCTGAGTATTGCAGCTGCTAATGGCTTAGAACATTTTCTTTCCAGGGCTCCTCAAGTAAGGGAAGAGGAAGGTTTTCTTTCTTGTCAGCTTGCAGGAATTTCCGATCAGGAATTGGAACAAGCTCAGTGGATTCTGCAAACCTTAAAGCTTGGCATCGAACAAATAGAAGCGGTCTACGGACCGGCGTATATATTAATAGATCAAAGGAGGTGGACTCCATGTTAA
- the rplU gene encoding 50S ribosomal protein L21 — protein MYAVIETGGKQFKVQEGDEIFVEKLEANVGDTVTIDKVLLLEKEGVVKVGTPVVAGASAVLKVVEHGKGAKVIVFKYKAKKNYRRKQGHRQPYTKVLVEALQA, from the coding sequence ATGTACGCAGTGATTGAAACCGGTGGTAAACAGTTTAAGGTCCAAGAAGGCGACGAAATTTTCGTTGAAAAATTGGAAGCTAATGTTGGAGACACCGTTACCATTGACAAAGTTCTTCTCTTAGAAAAAGAGGGAGTTGTCAAAGTAGGTACTCCCGTTGTTGCGGGTGCTAGCGCAGTGCTTAAAGTTGTGGAGCACGGCAAAGGGGCGAAGGTTATTGTTTTCAAATACAAGGCGAAGAAAAACTATCGTCGTAAACAAGGACATCGTCAACCTTACACAAAGGTTCTCGTCGAAGCACTCCAAGCCTAA
- a CDS encoding MarR family winged helix-turn-helix transcriptional regulator, with translation MSQNLDLPLWSNASERIIFLFKAVQKIYRDQIFEKSQQYGFTGPQMGLILGLSKHPYSTLNELSECIGLSKSTVSGIVNRLVGQGVVIREIPENNRRIVRLSLSPEFERNNVIKELINNYISDSIKGASDEEIEKIIVGLEVLHDLLCKEHEPSE, from the coding sequence ATGAGCCAGAATCTGGATTTGCCTTTATGGAGTAATGCTTCCGAACGAATCATATTTCTGTTTAAGGCGGTTCAAAAAATCTACCGGGACCAAATTTTCGAAAAGTCTCAGCAATATGGCTTCACTGGACCGCAAATGGGTCTGATTCTCGGCCTCAGCAAGCATCCCTATTCCACGTTAAATGAGCTGAGCGAATGTATAGGGTTGTCCAAAAGCACAGTTTCCGGAATCGTAAACCGGTTGGTAGGACAGGGTGTTGTTATTCGCGAGATTCCCGAAAATAACCGCAGAATTGTGCGTTTATCTCTTTCACCGGAATTCGAACGAAATAACGTCATTAAAGAGCTTATCAATAATTACATTTCGGATTCAATCAAAGGTGCCAGTGATGAAGAAATTGAGAAAATTATCGTTGGGCTGGAGGTCCTCCACGACTTATTGTGCAAAGAACATGAACCCTCCGAATAA